A single genomic interval of Paracoccus contaminans harbors:
- a CDS encoding alpha/beta hydrolase — MTPLIAARIADWDDAYANIIHIPGGAAFPDQWLAEAASFRATRPPEALGMGELYRPQGTPRGLAVIIHGGYWMKFGPQWFSHLAAGPLARGWAVLLPRYTLAPEGRLAQMRAEIAAQIEAAAAGIPGPVVLGGHSAGGHLAARLACEDTPLSPATVARLRRCVPVSGLFDLRPLQRTTYREPLGLDDETAAQESPLFHHPLPGIDLHLWVGADERPVFLQQTRLLFETWAGIPHETRLTVEPGRHHMDVIAGLAEADHPLCEALAGAS; from the coding sequence GTGACCCCGCTCATCGCCGCCCGGATAGCGGACTGGGATGACGCCTATGCCAACATCATCCACATTCCGGGCGGGGCCGCCTTCCCGGACCAGTGGCTGGCCGAGGCGGCATCCTTTCGCGCAACCCGCCCGCCCGAAGCCTTGGGGATGGGCGAACTTTACCGCCCGCAGGGCACCCCCCGCGGGCTCGCGGTCATCATCCATGGCGGCTACTGGATGAAGTTCGGCCCGCAGTGGTTTTCCCATCTGGCAGCCGGGCCGCTGGCACGGGGCTGGGCGGTGCTGCTGCCCCGATACACGCTTGCCCCCGAAGGGCGGCTTGCGCAGATGCGGGCCGAGATCGCCGCCCAGATCGAGGCGGCCGCGGCAGGCATCCCCGGCCCGGTCGTGCTGGGCGGCCATTCCGCCGGCGGGCATCTTGCCGCCCGGCTGGCCTGCGAGGACACGCCCCTGTCACCCGCCACCGTCGCGCGCCTGCGCCGCTGCGTGCCGGTGTCGGGGCTGTTCGACCTGCGCCCACTGCAGCGCACTACCTATCGCGAGCCGCTGGGGCTGGACGACGAAACGGCAGCGCAGGAAAGCCCGCTGTTCCACCACCCCCTGCCCGGCATCGACCTGCATCTGTGGGTCGGCGCGGACGAACGGCCCGTGTTTCTTCAGCAGACGCGGCTGCTCTTCGAGACCTGGGCCGGGATCCCGCACGAGACGCGCCTGACGGTCGAGCCGGGGCGGCACCACATGGACGTGATCGCCGGACTGGCCGAGGCGGACCATCCGCTGTGCGAGGCACTGGCGGGCGCTTCATGA
- a CDS encoding BON domain-containing protein, with product MQNDGYRNDRYRRHDPRPHDRDEELRAARGYGQDDREHPGIVSDRDWAGPSDYGRGDYERRDYGPGDYGRRDYGSDDDRLRSHRRGGEAFYRDEPSRWGRDDERGRGPGGFGSAAYRDEGSGRRGYGGGSEYRPQYFGGAGYGEGRHEGRAPDAGGWGRGRPGAGRMDHGPGGSQGRPGGGHGGGYYGAAGYSQNDAYAQGGQHRGRGPKGYSRSDERVREDVSDRLADDDMVDASDIEVQVSQGEVTLSGHVDSREAKRRAEDCAESVSGVRHVQNNLRVKTDGWASGASSSGPSLSGSTGTGWSGSSSSGSSSSSSGLSGSGLSSPGTGSAGSGAESGAAGGASDNDTTSAPRS from the coding sequence ATGCAGAACGACGGTTATCGCAACGATCGCTACAGGCGCCACGATCCGCGGCCGCATGATCGGGACGAAGAGCTTCGCGCGGCGCGGGGTTACGGCCAGGACGACCGTGAACACCCCGGCATCGTCAGCGACCGCGACTGGGCCGGACCTTCGGATTACGGGCGCGGGGATTACGAACGGCGCGATTACGGGCCGGGGGATTACGGGCGCCGCGACTACGGGTCGGACGACGACCGGTTGCGCAGCCATCGCCGCGGCGGCGAGGCGTTTTACAGGGACGAACCTTCCCGCTGGGGCCGGGACGATGAGCGCGGCAGGGGCCCAGGCGGCTTCGGCAGTGCGGCCTATCGCGACGAAGGCTCCGGCCGGCGCGGTTATGGCGGCGGGTCCGAGTATCGTCCACAGTATTTCGGCGGCGCAGGCTATGGCGAGGGCCGGCATGAAGGCCGCGCCCCGGATGCGGGCGGCTGGGGCCGCGGCAGGCCCGGCGCGGGCCGCATGGACCACGGCCCCGGCGGCAGCCAGGGCCGGCCGGGCGGGGGTCATGGCGGCGGCTATTACGGCGCGGCCGGTTACAGCCAGAACGACGCCTATGCGCAGGGCGGGCAGCATCGCGGCCGCGGCCCCAAGGGCTATTCCCGGTCGGACGAGCGGGTGCGCGAGGATGTCTCGGACCGCCTGGCGGACGACGACATGGTCGATGCCTCCGATATCGAGGTGCAGGTCAGCCAGGGCGAAGTCACGCTGAGCGGGCATGTGGACAGCCGCGAGGCCAAGCGCCGCGCCGAGGATTGCGCGGAGAGCGTCTCGGGCGTCCGGCACGTGCAGAACAACCTGCGCGTCAAGACGGATGGCTGGGCATCCGGCGCGTCCTCGTCCGGCCCCTCTTTGTCCGGTTCGACCGGCACGGGCTGGTCCGGTTCGTCATCGTCCGGTTCGTCATCGTCCAGTTCGGGCCTGTCCGGTTCGGGTCTGTCTTCGCCGGGCACCGGCTCGGCCGGCAGCGGGGCGGAGTCCGGGGCTGCGGGCGGCGCGTCCGACAACGATACGACTTCGGCGCCGCGCAGCTGA
- a CDS encoding 4-aminobutyrate--2-oxoglutarate transaminase, whose amino-acid sequence MTTMTDRKNAAISRGVGMTTQIYADRAENAEIWDKDGNRYIDFAAGIAVVNTGHRHPRVVQAVKDQLDRFTHTCHQVVPYENYVSLAERLNALVPGDFEKKTIFATTGAEAVENAVKIARYATNRSAIVAFTGAFHGRTFMGMTLTGKVQPYKAGFGAMMPDVYHLPFPNDLHGVTQDDALAALDKLFKADVDPKRVAAIIVEPVQGEGGFYPVPSGFMQKLRSLCDDHGMLLIADEVQTGFARTGKLFAMEHHGVAADITTMAKGLGGGLPISAVTGRAEVMDAPNPGGLGGTYAGNPLGVAAAHAVLDVIEEEGLAERAERLGQRLKQRLASLRDDVPEIIDIRGPGLMNAVEFNVAGTEKPSPDFTNKVREEALSRGLILLTCGVYGNVIRFLPPLTVPDAVFDEALDILEASVRAARGAGGKAPAIDGNAGPGQQEA is encoded by the coding sequence ATGACCACGATGACCGACCGCAAGAATGCCGCCATCTCGCGCGGCGTCGGGATGACGACGCAGATCTATGCCGATCGTGCCGAGAATGCGGAAATCTGGGACAAGGACGGCAATCGCTATATCGACTTTGCCGCCGGCATCGCGGTCGTGAACACCGGGCACCGTCACCCCAGGGTCGTGCAGGCGGTCAAGGACCAACTCGACCGCTTTACCCATACCTGTCACCAGGTCGTGCCCTACGAGAACTACGTCAGCCTGGCCGAGCGGCTGAACGCCCTGGTCCCCGGCGATTTCGAGAAGAAGACGATCTTCGCCACCACCGGCGCCGAGGCGGTCGAGAACGCCGTCAAGATCGCCCGCTATGCCACGAATCGTAGCGCGATCGTCGCCTTCACCGGCGCGTTCCACGGGCGCACCTTCATGGGCATGACGCTGACCGGCAAGGTCCAGCCCTACAAGGCGGGCTTCGGGGCGATGATGCCCGATGTCTATCACCTGCCGTTCCCGAACGATCTGCACGGCGTCACGCAGGACGACGCGCTGGCGGCGCTGGACAAGCTGTTCAAGGCCGACGTGGACCCCAAGCGCGTCGCCGCGATCATCGTGGAACCCGTGCAGGGCGAGGGCGGGTTCTATCCCGTGCCCTCGGGCTTCATGCAGAAACTGCGGTCGCTCTGCGACGACCACGGGATGCTGCTGATCGCCGACGAGGTGCAGACCGGCTTTGCCCGCACCGGCAAGCTGTTCGCAATGGAACACCACGGGGTTGCCGCCGACATCACCACGATGGCCAAGGGCCTGGGCGGCGGCCTGCCGATTTCCGCCGTCACGGGCCGGGCCGAGGTCATGGACGCCCCCAACCCCGGCGGTCTGGGCGGCACCTATGCAGGCAACCCGCTGGGCGTTGCTGCCGCCCATGCGGTGCTGGACGTGATCGAGGAGGAGGGCCTTGCCGAGCGCGCCGAACGCCTTGGCCAGCGGCTGAAGCAGCGCCTTGCATCCCTGCGCGACGACGTGCCCGAAATCATCGACATCCGCGGCCCCGGCCTGATGAACGCGGTCGAGTTCAACGTCGCCGGCACCGAGAAGCCCAGCCCCGATTTCACCAACAAGGTGCGCGAGGAGGCGTTGTCGCGCGGCCTGATCCTGCTGACCTGCGGGGTCTATGGCAATGTCATCCGCTTCCTGCCGCCGCTGACGGTGCCGGACGCGGTGTTCGACGAGGCGCTGGACATCCTCGAGGCGTCGGTGCGGGCGGCGCGGGGGGCGGGGGGCAAGGCCCCGGCAATCGATGGAAACGCCGGTCCCGGACAGCAGGAGGCCTGA
- a CDS encoding rhomboid family intramembrane serine protease, whose translation MFPIRDHNPSEGTPYVTIGLIFVNVAMFLLTAPWGGGMDGLWEDLALYPVAVVNGSHLHGLVTHMFLHAGLMHLGGNMLFLWIFGDNLEDQMGHLGFLVFYLCCGLAAAGFQILANPAEGVPMVGASGAIAGVMGGYLLLFPKARVDVIAIIVILVKVFTIPAWVMLAVWFAVQLFSGYAMHGGEAGIAYWAHAGGFAAGLVLTGPVFLRRGGRAFWLRTSGKPPHLPLDYAPTRIPPVRR comes from the coding sequence ATGTTCCCGATCCGCGATCATAACCCGTCCGAGGGGACGCCCTATGTCACCATCGGGCTGATCTTCGTCAACGTGGCGATGTTCCTGCTGACCGCACCCTGGGGCGGGGGCATGGACGGGCTGTGGGAGGATCTGGCCCTCTATCCCGTCGCGGTGGTCAACGGATCGCATCTGCATGGGCTGGTGACGCACATGTTCCTGCATGCCGGCCTGATGCATCTGGGCGGCAACATGCTGTTCCTGTGGATCTTCGGCGACAATCTGGAAGACCAGATGGGGCATCTTGGATTTCTGGTGTTCTATCTGTGCTGCGGGCTGGCGGCGGCGGGGTTCCAGATCCTTGCGAATCCTGCCGAAGGGGTGCCGATGGTCGGCGCCTCGGGGGCGATCGCGGGGGTCATGGGGGGGTATCTGCTGCTGTTCCCCAAGGCCAGGGTGGACGTGATCGCGATCATCGTGATCCTGGTCAAGGTGTTCACCATCCCGGCCTGGGTAATGCTGGCGGTGTGGTTCGCGGTGCAGCTTTTCTCGGGCTATGCCATGCATGGGGGCGAGGCGGGCATCGCCTATTGGGCGCATGCGGGCGGATTCGCCGCCGGGCTGGTCCTGACCGGGCCGGTGTTCCTGCGCCGCGGCGGACGGGCCTTCTGGCTGCGCACCAGCGGCAAGCCGCCCCACCTGCCGCTGGACTATGCGCCGACCCGCATCCCGCCGGTGCGCCGCTAA
- the mnmD gene encoding tRNA (5-methylaminomethyl-2-thiouridine)(34)-methyltransferase MnmD, whose translation MTGNDQTDAVEGRAALEWRAAGGGEVPVSRRFDDPYFSLAGGLAETRHVFLGGNGLPARLVPGFHVAETGFGTGLNLLALAQVAAVPVRFTSFEAFPMTTAELARAHAAFPELAPLAAQLRAAWGRDQITVGQVTARIVPGDARLTLPTWDGMADAWFLDGFSPARNPELWSGDLLAAVGAHTAPGGSFATYTAAGHVRRALAAAGFEVERAPGFAGKRHMSRGRRP comes from the coding sequence ATGACCGGGAACGACCAGACTGACGCGGTGGAGGGCAGGGCGGCGTTGGAGTGGCGCGCGGCCGGGGGAGGAGAGGTGCCCGTCTCGCGCCGCTTTGACGACCCGTATTTCAGCCTTGCCGGGGGGCTTGCCGAAACGCGGCACGTTTTCCTGGGGGGCAACGGGCTGCCGGCCCGGCTGGTGCCGGGGTTCCATGTCGCCGAAACGGGTTTCGGCACCGGGCTGAACCTGCTGGCGCTGGCGCAGGTCGCGGCGGTGCCGGTGCGCTTCACCAGCTTCGAGGCCTTTCCGATGACGACGGCCGAGCTGGCCCGCGCCCATGCCGCCTTTCCCGAACTCGCCCCGCTGGCCGCGCAGCTGCGCGCGGCCTGGGGCCGCGATCAGATCACCGTGGGGCAGGTCACGGCCCGCATCGTGCCGGGGGATGCGCGCCTGACGCTGCCGACATGGGACGGGATGGCGGATGCGTGGTTCCTCGACGGCTTTTCCCCCGCCCGCAACCCCGAGCTGTGGTCAGGTGATCTGCTGGCCGCGGTCGGGGCGCATACCGCGCCGGGGGGCAGCTTTGCCACCTATACCGCCGCGGGCCATGTCCGCCGGGCACTGGCCGCGGCGGGCTTTGAGGTCGAGCGCGCGCCCGGGTTTGCCGGCAAGCGGCACATGAGCCGCGGCCGGCGCCCTTAG
- a CDS encoding NAD(P)/FAD-dependent oxidoreductase, with protein MASSIWVIGAGIFGLSCAWELARRGAPVRVIEGARIGAGSSGGTVGALAPHAPENWNDKKAMQRDALVAAQGWWGGIAAAGGIDPGYARSGRLQPAIPGPALDSRIAAAALHWQGFAMRPCRTPAGPLVPPSPDGLWLVDDLTARIAPRRALAALAAAIRAAGGEIEEGAGPLHPDTLPGPAVWATGAGGLQALSADMGRPMGAGVKGQSALLGLSAPDAPQVYAGGLHIVPHADGTVAVGSTSENDFSDAAPDERLDRLIAGARALCPALAEAPVLDRWAGIRPRARTRAPLVGPWPGRPGHLIANGGFKIGFGMAPVVAAMIADLLLEGRDSIPAAFRPENG; from the coding sequence GTGGCAAGCAGCATCTGGGTGATCGGGGCGGGCATCTTCGGCCTTTCCTGCGCATGGGAACTGGCGCGGCGCGGCGCGCCCGTCCGGGTGATCGAGGGCGCGCGGATCGGCGCGGGCTCCTCGGGCGGCACGGTGGGCGCGCTGGCGCCCCATGCCCCCGAGAACTGGAACGACAAGAAGGCGATGCAGCGTGATGCGCTGGTGGCGGCGCAGGGGTGGTGGGGCGGCATCGCGGCGGCGGGGGGCATCGATCCGGGATATGCGCGCAGCGGCCGCCTGCAGCCCGCGATCCCCGGACCTGCGCTGGACAGCCGCATCGCGGCCGCGGCCCTTCACTGGCAAGGTTTTGCCATGCGGCCTTGCCGGACGCCTGCGGGGCCGCTGGTGCCGCCCAGCCCGGACGGGCTGTGGCTGGTGGATGATCTGACGGCGCGGATCGCGCCCCGCCGGGCGCTGGCCGCGCTGGCCGCCGCCATTCGCGCCGCGGGCGGCGAGATCGAGGAAGGCGCCGGCCCGCTGCATCCCGATACCCTGCCCGGCCCCGCCGTCTGGGCGACGGGGGCCGGCGGGCTGCAGGCGCTGTCGGCTGATATGGGCCGGCCGATGGGCGCGGGCGTCAAGGGGCAGTCGGCGCTGCTGGGCCTGTCCGCGCCGGATGCGCCGCAGGTCTATGCGGGGGGGCTGCACATCGTCCCCCATGCCGACGGGACGGTGGCTGTCGGCTCGACCTCGGAAAACGACTTCTCGGATGCCGCCCCCGACGAGCGGCTGGACAGGCTGATCGCCGGCGCAAGGGCGCTGTGCCCGGCGCTGGCTGAGGCGCCGGTGCTGGACCGCTGGGCGGGCATCCGGCCGCGCGCCCGCACCCGCGCGCCCCTGGTCGGCCCCTGGCCCGGCCGGCCCGGCCACCTGATCGCCAATGGCGGCTTCAAGATCGGTTTCGGCATGGCGCCTGTCGTGGCCGCAATGATCGCCGATCTGCTGCTGGAAGGCCGGGACAGCATCCCCGCCGCCTTCCGCCCGGAAAACGGCTGA
- a CDS encoding DUF3576 domain-containing protein, with protein sequence MIFSAVPVRAARRTALIILALSLAACGGGQGDKQGLFSMAPRNEQRAGAGEQRESTIWDLFSNRDTGNQQVGVNRYLWNASLDILDFLPIQTVDPFTGVIVTGYGTPPGGGRAYRATVRISDPSLDARSLKLSLQGPGGAAVAPDTVRTVEDAILTRARQMRVRDGQL encoded by the coding sequence ATGATCTTCAGCGCCGTGCCCGTCCGTGCCGCCCGCCGAACAGCACTCATCATCCTGGCCCTCTCGCTGGCGGCCTGCGGGGGCGGGCAGGGCGACAAGCAGGGGCTGTTCAGCATGGCGCCCCGGAACGAGCAGCGCGCCGGCGCGGGCGAGCAGCGCGAATCGACCATCTGGGATCTGTTCTCGAACCGCGACACCGGCAACCAGCAGGTCGGCGTCAACCGCTACCTGTGGAATGCCAGCCTCGATATCCTGGATTTCCTGCCGATCCAGACGGTCGATCCCTTCACCGGAGTGATCGTCACCGGCTATGGCACGCCGCCCGGCGGCGGGCGGGCCTATCGCGCCACGGTCAGGATCAGCGATCCGTCCCTGGATGCGCGCAGCCTCAAGCTGTCGCTGCAGGGACCGGGCGGCGCAGCCGTCGCGCCCGATACCGTCCGCACCGTCGAGGATGCCATCCTGACGCGGGCCCGCCAGATGCGCGTGCGGGACGGCCAGCTCTAG
- a CDS encoding porin codes for MKKVLFATSALVAFANVASAEVAVTGDGRMGMIWDGEDIQMHSRARAKFTMTGETDSGLSFGGSFRVDQENYRADPLHRSAAKGTAGSVFISGTYGKLSMGDVLSAAEAAMGDLPELGYTAGEFAGDPEEIDYLTGDGANENQGPSALYEYTFNGVKLFASLSDGSQRACDGTVGALGCYDFESDKDSDLAYSVAAGYEFGAYNIALAYSKWGDQSEIMIGGNAAIDAFKIQGFYAKYDNRVVGNEIVGDDDFGDFDLPPGAEYNAAYGLSVGYTLANGVGLTAEWITRELDFNGSKWEGAPDNFDAYGIGASYDLGGGATLAGAVMKNELYGDNETRADMGVKFKF; via the coding sequence ATGAAAAAGGTTCTTTTCGCCACCAGCGCCCTGGTCGCGTTTGCGAACGTCGCCTCGGCCGAGGTCGCGGTGACCGGCGACGGCCGGATGGGTATGATCTGGGACGGCGAAGACATCCAGATGCACAGCCGTGCGCGCGCCAAGTTCACCATGACCGGCGAGACCGACTCGGGCCTGTCGTTCGGCGGTTCGTTCCGCGTGGACCAGGAAAACTACCGCGCCGACCCGCTGCACCGTTCGGCCGCCAAGGGCACCGCCGGTTCGGTGTTCATCTCGGGCACCTATGGCAAGCTGTCGATGGGCGACGTTCTGTCGGCCGCCGAAGCGGCGATGGGCGACCTGCCGGAACTGGGCTATACCGCCGGTGAATTCGCGGGCGACCCCGAGGAAATCGACTACCTGACCGGCGACGGCGCCAACGAGAACCAGGGCCCCTCGGCGCTGTATGAATACACCTTCAACGGCGTGAAGCTGTTCGCGTCGCTGTCGGACGGCTCGCAGCGCGCCTGCGACGGCACCGTCGGTGCGCTGGGCTGCTACGATTTCGAGTCGGACAAGGATTCCGATCTCGCCTACTCGGTGGCCGCCGGCTATGAATTCGGCGCCTACAACATCGCGCTGGCCTATTCGAAATGGGGCGACCAGAGCGAGATCATGATCGGCGGCAACGCTGCGATCGACGCGTTCAAGATCCAGGGTTTCTACGCCAAGTATGACAATCGCGTCGTCGGCAACGAAATCGTCGGTGACGATGACTTCGGCGATTTCGACCTGCCGCCCGGCGCCGAATACAACGCGGCTTATGGCCTGTCGGTCGGCTATACGCTGGCGAACGGCGTCGGCCTGACCGCCGAGTGGATCACCCGCGAGCTGGACTTCAACGGCAGCAAATGGGAAGGCGCCCCGGACAACTTCGATGCCTATGGCATCGGTGCGTCCTATGACCTGGGCGGCGGCGCGACCCTGGCTGGCGCTGTCATGAAGAACGAACTCTACGGCGACAACGAAACCCGCGCCGACATGGGTGTGAAATTCAAGTTCTGA
- a CDS encoding YggS family pyridoxal phosphate-dependent enzyme, producing the protein MGLDDILRRIRNAEAAAGRPAGSVTLIAVSKLQPAAQVEAVLDHGQRVFGENYVQEAQGKWPDWAARWPGVSLHLIGPLQSNKARAAVQLFDAIHSVDRLSLASRLARAAQELGLAPRIFVQVNTGAEPQKAGVAPDEADALIDACRDLGLDLQGCMCIPPDDTDPRPHFSLLRQIAGRNGLSGLSMGMSGDFEAAIAEGATHVRIGSAIFGARPPRA; encoded by the coding sequence ATGGGACTGGACGACATCCTCCGCCGTATCCGGAATGCCGAAGCCGCCGCCGGCCGCCCGGCAGGCAGCGTCACCCTGATCGCCGTCAGCAAGCTGCAGCCCGCCGCGCAGGTCGAAGCGGTGCTTGATCACGGCCAGCGCGTCTTTGGCGAAAACTATGTGCAGGAAGCGCAGGGCAAGTGGCCGGACTGGGCAGCCCGCTGGCCGGGGGTGTCACTGCACCTGATCGGTCCGCTGCAATCGAACAAGGCGCGCGCGGCCGTTCAGCTGTTCGATGCCATCCACAGCGTCGATCGCCTGTCGCTTGCCAGCCGGCTTGCCCGCGCGGCGCAGGAACTGGGCCTTGCGCCCCGCATCTTCGTCCAGGTCAATACCGGCGCCGAGCCGCAGAAGGCCGGCGTTGCGCCCGATGAGGCGGATGCCCTGATCGATGCCTGCCGGGATCTGGGGCTGGACCTGCAGGGCTGCATGTGCATCCCGCCCGACGACACCGATCCGCGCCCTCATTTCAGCCTGCTGCGGCAGATCGCCGGGCGCAACGGGCTGAGCGGCCTGTCCATGGGGATGAGCGGCGATTTCGAAGCCGCCATTGCCGAAGGCGCGACCCATGTCCGGATCGGCAGCGCCATCTTCGGCGCCCGCCCGCCAAGGGCATAG
- a CDS encoding YbaN family protein: protein MRAWFWWMVGFAGLGLAIVGTVLPIMPTVPFLIVAVYGFNRSSPRFRDRLLNHPVFGPQIRDWQEHRAIAPRVKLLAVGSMAAGLSISFFILAFPWWLAQVAVLTLVSAYVLSRPAPPEH, encoded by the coding sequence ATGCGTGCATGGTTCTGGTGGATGGTGGGGTTTGCGGGGTTGGGGCTGGCGATCGTCGGCACGGTCCTGCCCATCATGCCGACGGTGCCGTTCCTGATCGTCGCGGTCTATGGCTTCAACCGCTCGTCCCCACGCTTTCGCGACCGGCTGCTGAACCATCCCGTGTTCGGTCCGCAGATCCGCGACTGGCAGGAACACCGGGCGATTGCGCCGCGGGTCAAGCTGCTGGCGGTGGGAAGCATGGCGGCAGGGCTGTCCATCAGCTTTTTCATCCTGGCCTTTCCGTGGTGGCTGGCGCAGGTTGCAGTGCTGACGCTGGTCAGCGCCTATGTGCTGTCCCGCCCCGCGCCGCCGGAACACTGA
- the ahcY gene encoding adenosylhomocysteinase translates to MTEAAHDHLVRDLSLADYGRKELDIAETEMPGLMALRSEYGASQPLKGARIAGSLHMTVQTAVLIETLAALGADLRWASCNIYSTQDHAAAAIAAAGIPVFAVKGETLPEYWAYTDRIFQFAEGTANMILDDGGDATLYILLGARVEAGEAGLIAAPQSEEEEALFAQIRRRLDQSPGWFTAQRDAIRGVSEETTTGVHRLYDLHKQGLLPFPAINVNDSVTKSKFDNKYGCKESLVDGIRRATDVMMAGKVAVVCGYGDVGKGSAASLRGAGARVKVTEVDPICALQAAMDGFEVVRLEDVAATADIFVTTTGNRDVIRIEHMRAMKDMAIVGNIGHFDNEIQVAALRNHKWTNVKDQVDMIEMPSGNRIILLSQGRLLNLGNATGHPSFVMSASFTNQVLAQIELWTRAEEYRPGVYILPKALDEKVARLHLDKIGVRLTELSPQQADYIGVPVEGPFKPDHYRY, encoded by the coding sequence ATGACCGAAGCCGCTCACGATCATCTGGTCCGTGACCTTTCGCTGGCTGATTACGGCCGCAAGGAACTGGACATTGCCGAAACCGAAATGCCGGGCCTGATGGCCCTGCGCTCGGAATATGGTGCCAGCCAGCCGCTGAAAGGCGCGCGGATCGCCGGATCGCTGCACATGACGGTGCAGACGGCCGTGCTGATCGAGACGCTGGCGGCGCTGGGCGCCGATCTGCGCTGGGCGTCCTGCAACATCTATTCGACCCAGGACCATGCCGCCGCCGCCATCGCCGCCGCCGGCATCCCCGTCTTTGCCGTCAAGGGCGAGACGCTGCCCGAATACTGGGCCTATACCGACCGCATCTTCCAGTTCGCCGAAGGCACGGCGAACATGATCCTGGACGATGGCGGGGATGCGACGCTGTATATCCTGCTGGGCGCGCGGGTCGAGGCGGGCGAAGCCGGGCTGATCGCCGCCCCCCAGTCCGAGGAGGAGGAGGCGCTGTTCGCCCAGATCCGCAGGCGCCTGGACCAGTCGCCCGGCTGGTTCACCGCCCAGCGCGATGCGATCCGGGGCGTTTCCGAGGAAACCACCACGGGCGTCCATCGCCTCTATGATCTGCACAAGCAGGGGCTGCTGCCCTTCCCGGCGATCAACGTCAACGACAGCGTCACCAAGTCGAAATTCGACAACAAATATGGCTGCAAGGAATCGCTGGTGGACGGCATCCGCCGTGCCACTGACGTGATGATGGCCGGCAAGGTCGCGGTCGTGTGCGGCTATGGCGATGTTGGCAAGGGATCGGCGGCCAGCCTGCGCGGCGCAGGCGCCCGCGTCAAGGTGACCGAGGTTGATCCGATCTGCGCGCTGCAGGCCGCCATGGACGGGTTCGAGGTCGTGCGGCTGGAAGATGTCGCCGCCACCGCGGACATCTTCGTCACCACCACCGGCAACCGCGACGTGATCCGCATCGAGCATATGCGCGCGATGAAGGACATGGCCATCGTCGGCAACATCGGCCATTTCGACAACGAGATCCAGGTCGCCGCCCTGCGCAACCACAAGTGGACCAATGTCAAGGATCAGGTGGACATGATCGAGATGCCTTCGGGCAACCGGATCATCCTGCTGTCCCAGGGGCGCCTGCTGAACCTCGGCAATGCGACGGGGCATCCCTCCTTTGTCATGTCGGCATCCTTCACCAACCAGGTTCTGGCCCAGATCGAGCTTTGGACGCGCGCCGAGGAATATCGGCCGGGCGTCTATATCCTGCCCAAGGCGCTGGACGAAAAGGTCGCGCGGCTGCATCTGGACAAGATCGGTGTCCGCCTGACAGAGCTGAGCCCCCAGCAGGCCGACTATATCGGCGTGCCGGTCGAGGGGCCTTTCAAGCCGGATCACTACCGCTACTGA